The stretch of DNA CCAGTATATCCATACAATTTGAGCCCATATATCTCCACGCTCCCCTTATTTCTGTAAAATATGACATGCGCTTGAATTTCAGCATAATTATGTCATGTATAATATACTTTTCGACAGCTGAGAGAAAAACCCTTCTTCATGAAATAATTTTTTTATGCTAATTATTTACATCGATTACTTTCCCGCCAACATAAACTCTGTTTACAACGGTACCCAGATAAAATGGATGACCGCTCAATACCACCACATCCGCATCCTTCCCCGTTGCGATACTGCCGATTCGGTCTTCCAACCCCAGCACCCTGGCCGCACCAATGGTAATAGCACCCAGCGCCTGCTCCTCGGACAGTCCCCCGCGGGTAGTTAGCCCGGCAGAGATCGGTAAATATTGTATGGGCACTACCGGATGGTCGGTCATAATAGCAAAGCTTACACCCTGGCGAGCTAATGCGGCCGCGGTTTTTAGTGATCGGCCCATTAGCTCTACTTTGGACCGGTTAATCAGCACCGGACCAACTACTGCCGGCACACCCGCTGCGGCCAACCTATCCGCAACCAGGTGACCCTCAGTGCAGTGTTCAATAACCAGGCGCAGGTTAAACTCATGCCCAATGCGCAGCGCAGTCATAATGTCATCCGCCCGGTGGGCATGCACCCGCAAGGGTATTTCCCGGCACAGCACGCGCGCCACGGACTCCATCTTTAAATCCCGCTCCGGCGGATCTGCCTCCCCTCGACGAGCCCGGGCCTGTTTTTCCAGGTACTGCAGGCCGCGTGCCAGTGCATCTCGTAATAAGGCAGCGGAGGCCATTCGGGTAACTGGAGTCTTTTTATTAGGTCCATATACACGCTTGGGGTTTTCCCCCAGCGCAGCCTTTAGGCCTACGGGACAACAAATCACCATATCATCCACAACAGTGCCACAGGTCTTCATAGCCACCATTTCTCCGCCCAGTATATTGGCACTGCCGGGACCGGTAACCACGGTGGTTATCCCGGCTGCCAGCGCATCTTGAAAACCCATGTCCATAGGGTTGATAGCATCTATAGCCCGCAGGTGCGGCGTAATTGGGTCGGTAGTTTCATTTAAGTCATCCCCTTCTTCGAATATTTCCTCCAGTATGCCCAGGTGGGTGTGCGCATCAATAAAACCAGGCATGACTATCATGCCCGCTGCATCATATATATCAGCCCCGGAAGGGACAGCCATATTTTCTCCAACAGCGGCTATTTTTCCATTTTCAAAAAGCACAGTTCCCCGCGGTACACGTGCACCATGCATGGTCCAAATTTCGCCGTTTACTATGGCTTGCATTTAATCATCTCCAAATTCAACTGTTGGTATAATGTTTGTAACATATAGTGGTGTTTTTCTACAGCAGCTATTATATATCCTTTAAAAATAAGGACTTTTTGCTCGACAAAAAACGGGTGCATGCTTCAATAAAAGCTTTAAAAATACTAAATATATGAGGATATTTAAAATACATGTTTTCAGGATGAAATTGCACCCCCAGCGCAAAAGTTTTATCGTCAGCGCATTCAATAGCCTCAACAACATTATCCCCGGCTATAGCCGATATTACCAAATTTTTGCCTAAATCATTAATCATTTGGTGATGAAATGAATTTACTCTAACGCTCTCCCTTTCCATTATGCCGTGCAGCATCGAACCCTTGACCAGTTTTATGTTGTGGGTGGCATACCAGCGCGGTGCCTGCTGCATGTGCTGCAGAGGGCGATCAACCCGCAGGTTGAGGTCCTGGCAGACGCTCCCTCCGGCGGCCACATTTAGCACCTGCATACCCCTGCAGATACCTAAAATCGGCATTCCCTTCTTTAGTGCCAATTTAGTCAGCAATATTTCAAAACCATCCCGCAAAGGATCGATGCAACCATTTACCGGCAAAGGTTCTTCGCCAAAATAATAAGGATCAATATCACCCCCGCCTGAGAGCAGTAAACCGTCCAGCCCGGCCAGTAAAGCGGCAACATGTTCCTCGCTATGGTGGGGTATAAAAAGCGGCACCCCACCAGCTGCCTGGACCGCCCCAGGATAGTCCTCCCCAATAATAAACTTTTTGGCCTCTGCATCATAACTACTTGTAATACCTATCAGTGGGTACACAAAATAAACCCCCTTCCCTTAATAAAATATATTTGTATGGGAGCAATTATTGCACATTATGTAATAAATAAAGCCGCCACCCTTTTAAGGCAACGGCTTTATTTATAGTATGTATTAGTTTATATACCAAATTTTAAATATGTATGTATTTAGATATCCACAAGGCCCAGACTTATTTCCACTGCCTGGTTAACTTTAACCATCATTTCACTGTGCAATGAAGTTACTTTTTCCAGCAGTCTGCTTTTGTCAATGGTACGTATCTGTTCCAAAAGTATTACCGAATTTTTGCCCAACCCGTCTCTTTCGGCCGGTAGTTCCACATGGGTGGGTAGTTTGGCTTTGGATATTTGGGAGGTAATCGCGGCAACTATAGTGGTTGGACTGTATTGATTGCCGATGTCGTTTTGTAATATTAATACTGGTCGCGTACCCCCCTGTTCCGACCCCACTACCGGGCTGAGGTCGGCATAATATATTTCACCACGGCGTATTTGCATTATCGCTTGCCTCCCGCCACAGACTCGTCAAATGCCGGCGCCACCTCGGATTCCAGTCTGTACTGTTCAATGGCCAGGGCCAAATTTATGGTAGCCATTTCCACGTAACCTTTCTTCATTTGTTCCCTCAACATGCGACGTCTTCGCTCGGCTAGGTAAAGCTTCATGGCCTCCCGGACAAATTCGCTCCGGTTTTGTTTCTCAGCAGCTGCAATACAATCTATCTCAGAAAGTAGATAATCCGGCAGGCTGATCATGATACGCTTTACTTGTGCCACCTGCAACAACCCCCAGTATACACAGTTTATATAAAACAAATATAGATTATTATATACACAGATAGCCACCTTGTGTCAACACAAACCTTATTTTTCATCCTTTGCCGCCCGGGGTTGACGAGATAGAGCAATTTTCCCGGTGCGCACCATTTCAACAATGCCCTGGTGTTCCAGTACGTGTGTAAAGGCGCTGATTTTCTGCTCATCACCAATAATCTGGATAACCATCGTTTCTTTGCCTACGTCAACAATATTAGCCCGGAATATTTCCACTATATCCACGATATCTCTGCGTTTTTCCGGGTTCGCCTGAACCTTTATCAGAGCCAGTTCCCTTTCTATGGAGTCGCGGTCTTCCAGCTTGGTGATTTTAATCACATCCACCAACTTGGAGAGCTGATGGATAACCTGCTCCAGCTCGCGCTCGTCCCCATTAACTACAACAGTAATTCTGGTAATATCAGGTTCTTCAGTATAGCCGGCAGCAATACTTTCAATATTAAATACCCGTCTACTCAACAATCCCGCTATACGAGCCAAAACGCCCGGCTTATTGATAACAAGCACACCCAGGGTATGTGTCATAAGAAATCCCTCCTAGTTTATTAATTGGATTGTTCATAAAAACATTGCTATAGAATGGCCACTCAAATGTCTTCTTTTTACTTTAATTTTCAAAAACATAATTCAAGCTATACTAGATATACAAAGTGATTCTGCTGTAAATATCGAACGACCTTCCAAAGGCTTGATAAGTGGTACTAAATGCTAATGTCTTTTACTGGTCGTTTATCCAATGCCCGATCAATAAGGATATTTTAACACAAGTAAACGGGCTACCCAAATATATTTTGGCCAAAAGTTAAAAGATCCACAAAACAAGGCCAATTAAGCAGCCACCTGTTTTGTGGATCTATGGGCACTAATTCATATGAAGGTACCTGGCGCAGGCGCATCCCCGCCGTATAATTTTGATAAGCTTAAATTTCCTGTAAAACTCCGACACTTAAAGCTGTACTTTAAATTAAAATTTGGTAAGGTATTGACCTAGTTCCCAGGAGTGTACCTGTAGCCGATAGCTGTCCCACTCAATGCGCTTGGCTTCCAAAAAACGCTGCAATACGTGCGGACCAAGGGCATCCATAATTACCGGGTCGATGGACAGTTGATACAGGGCGTCCCTCAAACTTTCGGGGAGTATATCTATTCCCAGCTCATCACGCTCCTGCGGAGTGAGTTCGTATATATTGCGGTCACATGGCGTGGGCGGTTCAATCTTATTTTTTATCCCATCGAGTCCCGCCCTTAGGCATACCGCCAGAGCCAGGTAGGGATTGCAGGACGGGTCCGGGCTGCGTAACTCTATACGGGTGGATTGATCCCGTTTGGCTGGCACCCTGATCAACGGGCTACGGTTGCGGTAGGACCAAGCTATGTAAACAGGTGCCTCATAGCCTGAGACCAACCTTTTATAAGAATTTACTGTAGGATTG from Desulfoscipio gibsoniae DSM 7213 encodes:
- a CDS encoding amidohydrolase, whose product is MQAIVNGEIWTMHGARVPRGTVLFENGKIAAVGENMAVPSGADIYDAAGMIVMPGFIDAHTHLGILEEIFEEGDDLNETTDPITPHLRAIDAINPMDMGFQDALAAGITTVVTGPGSANILGGEMVAMKTCGTVVDDMVICCPVGLKAALGENPKRVYGPNKKTPVTRMASAALLRDALARGLQYLEKQARARRGEADPPERDLKMESVARVLCREIPLRVHAHRADDIMTALRIGHEFNLRLVIEHCTEGHLVADRLAAAGVPAVVGPVLINRSKVELMGRSLKTAAALARQGVSFAIMTDHPVVPIQYLPISAGLTTRGGLSEEQALGAITIGAARVLGLEDRIGSIATGKDADVVVLSGHPFYLGTVVNRVYVGGKVIDVNN
- a CDS encoding gamma-glutamyl-gamma-aminobutyrate hydrolase family protein — translated: MYPLIGITSSYDAEAKKFIIGEDYPGAVQAAGGVPLFIPHHSEEHVAALLAGLDGLLLSGGGDIDPYYFGEEPLPVNGCIDPLRDGFEILLTKLALKKGMPILGICRGMQVLNVAAGGSVCQDLNLRVDRPLQHMQQAPRWYATHNIKLVKGSMLHGIMERESVRVNSFHHQMINDLGKNLVISAIAGDNVVEAIECADDKTFALGVQFHPENMYFKYPHIFSIFKAFIEACTRFLSSKKSLFLKDI
- a CDS encoding type II toxin-antitoxin system PemK/MazF family toxin: MQIRRGEIYYADLSPVVGSEQGGTRPVLILQNDIGNQYSPTTIVAAITSQISKAKLPTHVELPAERDGLGKNSVILLEQIRTIDKSRLLEKVTSLHSEMMVKVNQAVEISLGLVDI
- a CDS encoding CopG family ribbon-helix-helix protein; this encodes MAQVKRIMISLPDYLLSEIDCIAAAEKQNRSEFVREAMKLYLAERRRRMLREQMKKGYVEMATINLALAIEQYRLESEVAPAFDESVAGGKR
- the ilvN gene encoding acetolactate synthase small subunit, which translates into the protein MTHTLGVLVINKPGVLARIAGLLSRRVFNIESIAAGYTEEPDITRITVVVNGDERELEQVIHQLSKLVDVIKITKLEDRDSIERELALIKVQANPEKRRDIVDIVEIFRANIVDVGKETMVIQIIGDEQKISAFTHVLEHQGIVEMVRTGKIALSRQPRAAKDEK